Proteins encoded together in one Spirochaeta cellobiosiphila DSM 17781 window:
- the purU gene encoding formyltetrahydrofolate deformylase → MNTYVLKISCPDSKGIIAEVSQALSLSGANIIDLNQYSAGDIDMFFLKAIFSVVDDFDEAAFTDSFSPIANKFSMKWDLFNQSKKLKVAILVSKTNHCLWELLLKHQDGELNCEFPVIISNHLINEPIAKQFGIPFYHLDMSEGKEKAEKRKQKILEEYKIDILVMARYMQILSSDFTKAWNNRIINIHHGFLPAFMGAKPYHQAWYKGVKIIGATAHFATQDLDQGPIIAQDVLHITDKCSITEFVQQGKDIERKTLYTGLKLYLEHSVFVYENRTFIIN, encoded by the coding sequence ATGAATACATATGTTCTGAAGATCTCCTGTCCTGACAGCAAAGGAATAATTGCTGAAGTCTCTCAAGCCCTCTCCCTGAGTGGAGCCAATATCATCGATTTGAATCAATATTCAGCCGGTGATATCGATATGTTTTTTCTGAAAGCGATCTTTAGTGTCGTAGATGATTTTGATGAAGCCGCTTTTACTGATAGCTTCTCCCCTATAGCCAATAAGTTTTCCATGAAATGGGATCTGTTTAATCAAAGCAAAAAGTTGAAAGTAGCTATCCTTGTCAGTAAAACGAATCATTGCCTATGGGAACTTCTTCTTAAACATCAAGATGGGGAATTAAACTGTGAGTTTCCAGTCATTATAAGTAACCATCTTATCAATGAACCCATAGCAAAACAATTTGGGATACCCTTTTATCATTTGGATATGTCCGAAGGAAAGGAAAAGGCGGAAAAGCGTAAACAAAAAATTCTGGAAGAGTATAAGATTGATATTCTTGTCATGGCCCGATATATGCAAATACTCAGTTCTGATTTTACCAAAGCATGGAATAACAGGATCATTAATATTCACCATGGCTTCCTACCGGCCTTTATGGGGGCAAAGCCCTATCATCAAGCCTGGTACAAGGGGGTAAAGATCATTGGTGCCACAGCCCATTTTGCAACACAAGATTTAGATCAGGGGCCTATAATCGCCCAGGATGTCCTACATATAACAGATAAATGTTCTATTACCGAGTTTGTTCAACAAGGGAAGGATATTGAAAGAAAGACCCTCTATACTGGATTGAAACTCTATCTGGAACACTCGGTATTTGTTTATGAAAATCGTACTTTTATCATTAATTAA
- the rd gene encoding rubredoxin has translation MKKYVCDVCGYIYDPTEGDPDNDVEAGTPFEEIPDDWVCPMCGAEKDDFSEYEE, from the coding sequence ATGAAGAAGTATGTATGTGACGTTTGTGGATATATTTATGATCCCACTGAAGGTGACCCTGACAACGATGTAGAAGCAGGCACTCCCTTTGAAGAAATCCCAGATGACTGGGTTTGCCCAATGTGTGGCGCTGAGAAAGATGATTTCTCTGAATATGAAGAATAA
- a CDS encoding glucosaminidase domain-containing protein has product MILSYIQVFVLIFLLSPLYSFSMSPMLVGTGQSRVEDLALFLLHYNPDVDKEYAYKLAYYYVDEARQEGINHDIAFFQMLLETGFLRFGGQVKASQNNFCGLGALDGGEAGASFPSVQMGVRAHIQHLKAYASTEDLINPLIDPRFQYVVRGEVHNVYDLSGRWASDPDYGKKIASLAQRFLQFYNQKS; this is encoded by the coding sequence ATGATTTTAAGCTACATACAGGTTTTTGTCCTTATATTTTTATTATCTCCCTTATATTCCTTCAGTATGTCTCCTATGTTAGTGGGTACAGGGCAGAGTCGAGTAGAAGATTTGGCTTTGTTTTTACTCCATTATAACCCGGATGTTGATAAAGAATATGCCTACAAGTTAGCTTACTATTATGTGGATGAAGCCAGGCAAGAAGGTATTAATCATGACATTGCTTTTTTTCAGATGCTTCTTGAGACAGGCTTTTTACGTTTTGGTGGGCAGGTTAAAGCCAGTCAGAATAATTTTTGTGGACTAGGTGCTTTAGATGGGGGAGAAGCAGGAGCTAGTTTTCCTTCTGTACAAATGGGAGTTAGAGCTCATATACAACATTTAAAGGCCTATGCATCAACAGAGGATTTAATAAACCCCCTAATCGATCCAAGATTTCAATACGTGGTTCGGGGAGAAGTTCATAATGTCTATGACTTATCAGGACGTTGGGCTTCTGATCCGGATTATGGCAAAAAAATCGCTTCACTAGCTCAAAGATTTCTTCAATTTTATAATCAAAAATCATAA
- a CDS encoding LiaF domain-containing protein: MEKESKYITKTYRDQVASVLSECFSHDYMDVSEFERRHDLLNHASTKDDLDKLIIDAPQDIIKNIITTVPVQNHSIKRFKRNSESHFCIMGSQIIKGDKLKAQKTSDITIMGESTFDLRGIELPLTPVNIDLVNVMGKITIIVPHTTEVDIQVANILGSTSDKTLPQRQKDGGKIIVQGICVMGEITVMAKN; this comes from the coding sequence GTGGAGAAAGAAAGTAAATACATAACAAAAACTTATAGAGACCAAGTCGCTAGTGTTTTATCTGAATGTTTTAGCCATGACTATATGGATGTTAGTGAGTTTGAAAGAAGACACGATCTATTAAATCATGCCTCCACAAAAGACGATTTGGATAAGCTCATCATAGATGCTCCCCAGGATATTATTAAGAACATCATTACAACAGTACCTGTTCAAAACCATAGTATTAAACGATTCAAAAGAAATTCTGAATCCCATTTTTGCATAATGGGTTCTCAAATAATCAAGGGCGACAAACTCAAAGCCCAAAAGACTAGTGATATTACGATTATGGGAGAAAGCACCTTTGATTTAAGAGGAATTGAACTTCCTCTAACACCTGTTAACATTGATTTGGTGAATGTCATGGGCAAGATCACTATTATAGTACCTCATACTACTGAGGTTGATATACAGGTAGCTAATATATTGGGATCTACTAGTGACAAGACCCTACCCCAACGACAAAAAGACGGGGGTAAGATCATAGTTCAAGGGATTTGTGTTATGGGGGAAATCACAGTAATGGCGAAGAATTGA
- a CDS encoding HDIG domain-containing metalloprotein: MDKDREKAWALLKQYNESDSLLKHALAVESIMRHFAKIKKEDPEFWGNVGLLHDLDWEKYPEEHCRKSSEILKQEGYSDKLIRAIESHGWNIVTDVEPQHDMEKVLYAIDELSGLITATALVRPSKDIREVQLKSVKKKWKTPAFSAGVDRSIIQKGCDMMGMELDQVIKESLEAMKSIAPELGLAGES; encoded by the coding sequence ATGGATAAAGACAGAGAGAAAGCCTGGGCCTTATTAAAACAGTATAATGAATCGGACAGCTTGCTCAAACATGCCTTAGCTGTTGAAAGCATTATGAGACATTTTGCCAAGATAAAGAAGGAAGATCCAGAATTTTGGGGTAATGTAGGATTACTTCATGACCTGGATTGGGAAAAATATCCAGAAGAACATTGTCGCAAGTCTTCTGAGATCCTAAAACAAGAAGGGTATTCAGATAAACTCATAAGGGCTATAGAAAGTCATGGTTGGAATATCGTGACAGATGTAGAACCTCAACATGATATGGAAAAGGTTCTCTATGCTATTGATGAATTATCAGGTCTTATAACGGCGACAGCCCTGGTTCGACCTAGTAAGGACATAAGGGAAGTACAACTCAAGTCTGTGAAAAAGAAATGGAAGACCCCTGCCTTTTCTGCTGGTGTCGATCGATCTATTATTCAAAAAGGATGCGATATGATGGGCATGGAATTGGATCAAGTTATTAAAGAGTCCCTGGAAGCTATGAAAAGCATAGCTCCCGAATTAGGACTTGCCGGGGAATCTTAA
- a CDS encoding desulfoferrodoxin — translation MAVKSEIYLCELCGNLVEVLQGGDGELVCCGQAMKRLEEQTADSANEKHVPVIEKIDGGYKVTVGSTLHPMLEKHFIQWIELIADGKSYKQFLNPGDEPVAVFNVEASTVSAREYCNLHGLWKG, via the coding sequence ATGGCAGTTAAATCAGAAATTTACTTATGTGAACTATGTGGTAATTTGGTAGAAGTTTTACAGGGCGGTGATGGCGAGCTTGTTTGCTGTGGACAAGCTATGAAAAGACTAGAAGAGCAGACAGCTGATTCAGCCAACGAAAAGCATGTCCCTGTGATTGAGAAAATAGATGGTGGTTACAAAGTCACTGTAGGATCAACATTGCATCCAATGTTGGAAAAACATTTTATACAGTGGATTGAGTTGATTGCAGATGGAAAAAGCTATAAGCAATTCCTAAATCCCGGTGATGAACCTGTGGCCGTGTTTAATGTAGAAGCATCCACAGTTTCCGCTAGGGAGTACTGCAACCTTCACGGTCTCTGGAAGGGGTAA
- the rbr gene encoding rubrerythrin: MKSVKGTETEKNLLKAFAGESQARMRYTYFSKQAAEDGYHQIAAIFEETANQEKEHAKRFFSFLEGGMLEITAAYPAGKVGTTEENLTEAAAGEHEEWTHLYPSFAKVAAEEGFPMVAKAFENISVSEKQHEKRYNDLLANVKAKKVFKKDNKVMWRCLNCGYILEAEEAPKACPACLFPQSYFEILGENW; the protein is encoded by the coding sequence ATGAAGAGTGTTAAAGGAACGGAAACTGAGAAAAACCTTCTCAAAGCGTTCGCAGGTGAATCTCAAGCGAGAATGAGATATACCTATTTTTCCAAACAAGCTGCGGAAGACGGGTATCATCAGATTGCGGCCATCTTTGAGGAAACTGCTAATCAGGAAAAAGAACATGCAAAAAGGTTCTTCAGTTTTCTTGAAGGAGGGATGCTGGAAATTACGGCTGCTTATCCTGCTGGTAAAGTTGGAACAACAGAGGAAAACCTGACAGAAGCGGCTGCAGGGGAGCATGAGGAATGGACACATCTATACCCATCCTTCGCTAAGGTAGCTGCAGAAGAAGGCTTTCCGATGGTAGCTAAGGCATTTGAAAATATTTCTGTTTCTGAGAAACAGCATGAAAAAAGATACAACGACTTACTGGCTAATGTAAAAGCCAAGAAAGTCTTCAAAAAAGACAATAAAGTCATGTGGCGTTGTCTGAACTGTGGTTATATCCTTGAAGCAGAAGAAGCTCCTAAAGCTTGTCCTGCTTGTTTATTTCCTCAGTCCTATTTTGAGATTCTTGGTGAGAACTGGTAA
- a CDS encoding MFS transporter: MRIKNPMTTYKALDHRIYFMFVAQIITRMGSFVSVLLALLLTKRLGMEETTVGLILGLITFFQVFGVLAGGHLGDKIGRKNTILISHFLGGIIYIIAGFFVNNTILPLILIPASFTMGFTRPAANALVTDISSGEKRQSAMSLIYLGTNIGVAVGPILAGFLFENYPAWIFWGDGLTSLICGTLIMIFVAEPASSQRSKDSKEEDEDLNHSLRAFFNRPMILLFSFMGLILNLIYSQHSFAIPLQMEFLYPDKGAQYYGWLMSFNAIVVLCFTPLILSLTKKLRESNNVALAAMAMAIGFGLLIKPVASIILVLSALFWTWGEILFVTNFSVYVAKHTPQNHRGAFSSYSSMFLQAGWAISPIIGGMSLKYLSYSTHWTIVLVVGVILSLCYMALARYQKNKVKIG; the protein is encoded by the coding sequence ATGAGGATAAAAAATCCCATGACAACCTATAAGGCTTTGGATCATCGTATATATTTTATGTTTGTAGCACAGATCATCACAAGAATGGGGAGTTTTGTATCTGTCTTACTCGCTTTGCTTTTAACAAAACGCTTGGGTATGGAAGAAACCACTGTAGGACTCATCCTAGGACTAATTACCTTTTTTCAAGTATTTGGTGTTCTGGCAGGAGGACACTTGGGTGACAAGATTGGACGGAAAAATACCATACTGATATCCCATTTTTTGGGAGGTATCATCTATATCATTGCGGGATTCTTTGTGAATAACACCATACTTCCTTTAATCCTCATTCCTGCTTCTTTTACTATGGGTTTTACTCGTCCTGCAGCTAATGCCTTGGTGACAGACATCAGCTCAGGAGAAAAACGGCAAAGTGCCATGTCTTTAATCTATTTAGGAACGAATATAGGAGTAGCCGTTGGACCTATATTAGCAGGTTTTCTTTTTGAGAATTATCCTGCCTGGATATTTTGGGGAGATGGATTGACTTCTCTTATTTGCGGAACTCTTATTATGATCTTTGTAGCAGAACCTGCCAGTTCCCAACGAAGCAAAGATTCGAAAGAGGAAGATGAAGATCTAAATCATAGTCTACGTGCCTTCTTTAATCGTCCTATGATCTTACTGTTTTCTTTTATGGGTTTGATTCTCAACCTGATCTATAGCCAGCATAGCTTTGCTATTCCTTTGCAGATGGAATTTCTGTATCCTGATAAAGGAGCGCAGTATTATGGTTGGCTAATGTCTTTTAATGCTATTGTAGTCTTATGCTTTACTCCTCTTATTCTGTCTCTAACAAAAAAGCTCAGAGAATCCAATAATGTAGCCTTAGCCGCCATGGCCATGGCCATTGGTTTTGGATTACTAATCAAACCCGTTGCCAGCATCATCCTTGTCTTGTCAGCTCTATTCTGGACGTGGGGAGAGATTCTCTTTGTAACTAATTTTAGTGTTTATGTAGCAAAACATACACCACAGAATCACCGAGGTGCTTTTTCCAGCTATAGCAGTATGTTCCTTCAGGCTGGTTGGGCTATATCTCCTATTATAGGAGGAATGTCCTTGAAATATCTTAGTTATAGCACTCACTGGACTATAGTCCTTGTGGTCGGCGTCATCCTGAGTCTCTGTTATATGGCATTGGCTAGATATCAAAAGAATAAGGTCAAGATAGGGTAA
- a CDS encoding Fur family transcriptional regulator has translation MRMTKQRQTILDVLKMDKTHPDAESLYYEVRKLMPNISLGTVYRNLDFLADQGLIKRLHVSGRQMHFDGDMDDHHHFECRKCGKIIDVPLSEEPQTLSLPFDHINGRIDGFSVSFYGVCEDCSEN, from the coding sequence ATGAGGATGACAAAGCAAAGACAAACAATTCTGGATGTTCTTAAGATGGATAAAACTCATCCTGATGCGGAAAGCCTGTATTACGAAGTTAGAAAGTTAATGCCCAATATAAGCTTGGGAACTGTCTATCGTAATTTGGATTTCTTGGCAGACCAGGGCCTGATCAAACGCTTGCATGTGTCAGGAAGACAGATGCACTTTGATGGTGATATGGACGATCATCATCATTTTGAATGCAGAAAGTGCGGCAAGATTATAGACGTGCCCTTATCAGAAGAACCTCAAACTCTCAGCCTGCCTTTTGACCATATTAATGGTCGTATAGATGGGTTCAGTGTAAGCTTTTATGGTGTCTGCGAGGACTGTTCTGAGAACTGA
- a CDS encoding PHP domain-containing protein: protein MYEWISLSNRSYFSWGKGIYSPEDIVKRAVAQGCPYVAMTDLDNWAGMVRFIKSAIEHNIIPVPGVELSLNGQTLLTVYPKNRNGLALLNTILTRKNNDPSWYWPEAFIDGWEGLILVVANQSLGDYLVTVSTRDLYWGMYWGKPYYQDLKWAQSKSLPVVALNEVAWKEEDYSFYRLIRSLATHSHIDRIATSHVWGCMAGQNALYNSFGSIPDAISNQRRIASSSIGESFLYDGYIFPSFNNMERKEEYQHLKALCMEGLRKRYPDMMDVALKRLEYELTIIRDKGFSGYFLVVQDIVNVAPRTCGRGSAASSLVSYCLGITHVDPIRNHLFFDRFLNYGRIDPPDIDVDFPWDERDRIFEHIFKKYKGRSAMVADHVTYADHLCFREPAKAMGMEEEEISQILRWRHRGELEKIPPYIMEAAQRLYGMPRHLGTHPGGVVITPDSLYRTTSLHRTGSDYPLLPWDKDSAEDAGLIKIDILGNRSLSVLRDAITLINDHEEEHLEWEKFQPYQDTEARQLIEEGQTLGIFYVESPATRQLLRKMREGSYDQLVIASSIIRPAANNYINEYVARRKGKAWQPFHPSLKETLKDTMGLMVYQEDVSRVAMAAAGFSGAEADQLRKVLSKKNKRLKLKHYKESFYLGGYKQGLHKSDLDQLWKMILSFEGYSFCKAHSASYALISYRLAYIKARYERIFYLAVINNGGGYYNRQVYINALKRRGYQVLPPHINRSEVLYTLCEEGIIAGFSQIIGLTRDLIMKILEARSEAPFQDIGDFICRVQPSFGDMRLLIRSGTLDPISRAYTRPQLFWVYYHFKGNELNWDPPKAPSFIGDYDQSRKLRDEFDTLGVVLSTLPIQIYLPRVQKILSQDSYPSYIRSRDIDKYRDKQVTLAGAFVTRKWVRTKKKQDMSFVSFEDEDGIFETVFFPDSWSDYAYYFDDYSAFLISGEVKDELGALSVQVDHLIPISRMKVTT, encoded by the coding sequence ATGTATGAATGGATTTCGCTTTCTAATAGATCATATTTTTCCTGGGGTAAAGGTATCTACAGCCCTGAGGATATCGTAAAAAGAGCTGTAGCTCAGGGCTGTCCCTATGTGGCCATGACAGACCTGGATAACTGGGCAGGAATGGTTCGTTTTATTAAATCAGCCATTGAACATAACATTATTCCTGTTCCGGGTGTGGAGCTAAGCTTGAATGGACAAACCCTTCTTACGGTCTACCCCAAAAATCGTAATGGTCTTGCCCTGTTAAATACTATTCTTACCAGGAAGAATAACGATCCTTCCTGGTATTGGCCTGAAGCCTTTATTGATGGATGGGAAGGGCTTATTCTTGTCGTGGCTAATCAGTCATTAGGAGATTATCTTGTAACAGTTAGCACGAGAGATCTGTATTGGGGGATGTATTGGGGCAAACCCTATTATCAGGATCTTAAATGGGCTCAGTCCAAATCCCTGCCTGTAGTCGCCTTAAATGAAGTAGCCTGGAAGGAAGAAGATTATTCCTTCTATCGTCTTATCCGGTCCCTGGCGACCCATAGTCACATTGACAGGATTGCCACTAGTCATGTGTGGGGTTGTATGGCAGGGCAGAATGCCTTGTATAACAGCTTTGGCTCTATTCCTGATGCTATTAGTAACCAGAGGAGAATTGCTTCCTCCAGTATAGGTGAGTCTTTTCTCTATGATGGTTATATCTTTCCTTCCTTTAATAACATGGAGCGTAAGGAGGAATACCAACACTTAAAAGCTCTCTGTATGGAAGGACTGAGAAAACGTTATCCTGATATGATGGATGTGGCCCTTAAGCGATTGGAATATGAGCTGACCATCATTCGGGATAAAGGATTTAGTGGATATTTTCTTGTGGTTCAGGATATTGTCAATGTGGCTCCCCGGACATGCGGAAGGGGAAGTGCCGCCTCCAGCCTCGTGTCTTATTGCTTGGGCATCACCCATGTGGACCCTATTAGAAATCATTTATTTTTTGACCGCTTCCTGAATTATGGACGGATAGATCCTCCTGATATTGATGTGGATTTTCCCTGGGATGAAAGGGATAGAATATTTGAGCATATCTTCAAAAAATATAAAGGCCGGTCTGCTATGGTAGCAGATCATGTCACCTATGCGGATCATCTGTGTTTCCGGGAACCGGCTAAAGCCATGGGAATGGAAGAGGAGGAAATTTCCCAGATCCTCAGATGGCGTCATCGGGGAGAGTTGGAAAAGATTCCTCCCTATATAATGGAGGCTGCCCAAAGGTTATACGGTATGCCCCGTCACTTAGGAACCCACCCGGGAGGTGTTGTTATAACACCTGATAGTTTGTATCGCACAACCTCCCTTCATCGAACAGGTTCTGATTATCCCCTGTTACCCTGGGATAAAGATTCGGCTGAGGATGCGGGACTTATAAAGATTGATATCCTGGGAAATCGTTCCCTTTCCGTATTAAGAGATGCTATTACTTTGATCAATGATCATGAAGAAGAACATCTGGAATGGGAAAAGTTTCAACCATATCAGGATACTGAAGCCCGGCAACTGATAGAAGAAGGGCAGACCTTAGGGATATTCTATGTCGAATCCCCTGCCACAAGACAATTACTAAGGAAGATGCGCGAAGGGTCTTATGATCAACTGGTTATCGCCTCCAGTATTATCAGGCCGGCGGCTAATAATTATATCAATGAATACGTGGCTCGAAGGAAGGGTAAAGCATGGCAGCCCTTTCATCCCTCATTAAAAGAGACTCTCAAAGATACAATGGGCTTGATGGTGTATCAGGAGGATGTCTCCCGAGTGGCTATGGCTGCCGCTGGATTTTCAGGGGCAGAAGCGGATCAGTTGCGTAAAGTACTGTCCAAGAAGAATAAACGTCTTAAACTCAAGCATTACAAAGAATCCTTCTACCTTGGAGGGTATAAGCAGGGATTACATAAGAGTGATTTGGACCAGTTATGGAAGATGATCCTATCCTTTGAAGGATATTCTTTCTGTAAAGCACATAGTGCCTCCTATGCTCTTATCTCCTACCGCCTGGCTTACATCAAAGCTCGCTATGAAAGGATCTTTTACCTGGCTGTTATAAATAATGGCGGAGGATATTACAACAGACAGGTTTATATAAATGCGCTTAAACGTAGGGGATATCAGGTTCTTCCTCCCCATATCAATCGAAGTGAAGTACTGTATACACTCTGTGAAGAAGGGATCATTGCAGGCTTCTCCCAGATAATTGGCCTAACTCGGGATCTAATAATGAAGATTTTAGAGGCACGTTCGGAGGCTCCCTTTCAGGATATCGGTGATTTTATATGCCGTGTCCAACCCAGTTTTGGGGATATGCGTCTCTTGATACGTTCTGGGACTCTGGACCCTATATCCAGGGCATATACCAGGCCCCAATTGTTCTGGGTTTATTATCATTTTAAGGGTAATGAACTGAATTGGGATCCGCCTAAAGCCCCTTCTTTTATTGGAGATTATGACCAAAGCCGTAAGTTACGGGATGAGTTTGATACTCTGGGAGTGGTGTTATCAACCCTTCCGATTCAGATATATCTCCCTCGAGTCCAAAAAATCTTATCTCAAGATTCTTACCCTTCCTATATTCGCTCCCGGGATATCGACAAGTATCGTGACAAACAGGTTACCCTTGCAGGAGCCTTTGTTACGCGCAAATGGGTACGAACCAAGAAGAAGCAGGATATGAGTTTTGTAAGCTTTGAAGATGAGGATGGTATCTTTGAGACTGTGTTTTTTCCTGATAGTTGGTCAGATTATGCTTATTACTTTGATGATTATTCAGCCTTTCTTATCTCAGGGGAGGTCAAGGATGAGTTAGGCGCATTGTCTGTTCAGGTGGACCACCTTATTCCCATTAGCCGCATGAAAGTTACAACATAA
- a CDS encoding ferritin encodes MTSKNMLDKLNQQMYEELNSFYIYASMASDFEARGYLGFAGWMKKQAEEEMSHAWKIYGYINSRGGKAVFQAIPQPKADYASVVETFKASLAHEQHITACIDKLVFLARDEKDLATEQFLGWFVSEQVEEEASVQEVLDKLKVLDGSPSTLYLLDKELGARA; translated from the coding sequence ATGACATCAAAGAACATGCTGGACAAGCTTAACCAGCAAATGTATGAAGAGCTTAATTCCTTTTATATCTATGCATCTATGGCATCAGATTTTGAAGCTAGGGGTTATTTAGGATTCGCAGGTTGGATGAAAAAACAAGCAGAGGAAGAAATGTCTCATGCTTGGAAGATTTATGGATACATCAATTCCCGAGGAGGAAAGGCTGTATTCCAGGCTATCCCTCAACCAAAAGCTGACTATGCTAGTGTTGTAGAAACATTTAAAGCCTCATTGGCTCATGAGCAGCATATAACTGCATGCATTGATAAGTTAGTTTTTCTTGCTAGAGACGAAAAAGATCTAGCTACAGAGCAATTCCTCGGCTGGTTTGTTAGTGAGCAAGTAGAGGAAGAAGCTTCTGTTCAGGAAGTTCTTGATAAACTCAAAGTATTGGATGGTTCACCTAGTACTCTTTATCTTCTTGATAAAGAATTAGGTGCCAGAGCATAA
- a CDS encoding TIGR02757 family protein, giving the protein MSARTVLRTELLQEYFEELYLKWNHKKFVCPDPLQVVYDYNEPGDQELVAFIAAVMAYGRVDAILKAIDSILVPLGKHPAEVLLNSDIRWLERTYEGFRYRFYSDNKLIRFLSGISGIIKKYGSLELCFNHGLKDKEDNYLSGLDYLQKCIQQNSDGDWSHILSFSDKGGAQKRLNLFLRWVIRKDNVDLGLWSLSPSKLLIPLDTHMHKIGLKYGMTVRKNSSGKCVSDMTSFFKQLCPDDPVKYDFALTREGIRKTNLVDTETGVI; this is encoded by the coding sequence GTGTCTGCGAGGACTGTTCTGAGAACTGAGTTGCTTCAAGAATATTTTGAAGAACTTTACCTAAAATGGAACCATAAAAAGTTTGTTTGTCCAGATCCCTTACAGGTTGTCTATGATTATAATGAACCTGGGGATCAAGAATTGGTTGCTTTCATAGCAGCAGTAATGGCCTACGGCCGGGTGGATGCTATACTTAAAGCTATTGATAGCATACTAGTCCCTTTGGGAAAACACCCGGCTGAAGTCCTCCTGAATAGTGATATCAGATGGTTAGAGCGAACATATGAGGGATTTCGTTATCGCTTTTATTCTGATAATAAATTGATTCGCTTTCTCAGTGGAATTTCTGGTATAATAAAGAAATATGGATCTTTAGAACTGTGTTTTAATCATGGTCTAAAGGACAAGGAAGATAACTATCTTAGTGGATTAGATTACTTACAGAAGTGTATACAGCAGAATAGTGATGGTGATTGGTCACATATTCTTAGTTTTTCAGATAAGGGAGGTGCTCAGAAGCGTTTGAATTTATTTCTGCGCTGGGTCATAAGGAAGGATAACGTTGATCTTGGATTATGGTCATTATCACCATCTAAGTTATTAATTCCTTTAGACACACATATGCATAAGATAGGATTGAAATACGGTATGACTGTAAGAAAAAATTCTTCTGGCAAATGTGTTTCAGATATGACCTCCTTTTTCAAACAACTATGCCCTGATGATCCTGTAAAGTATGATTTTGCCTTAACCCGGGAAGGGATACGCAAAACCAATTTAGTGGACACAGAGACTGGAGTCATTTGA